One genomic segment of Halobacteriovorax sp. DA5 includes these proteins:
- a CDS encoding ABC transporter substrate-binding protein — MLKSLMATLIMAALVVSCSGKSSANKSTFVYCSEGSPSGFNPQFLTDGPSHNAAVYPLYNRLVKFETGSTNIIPSIAESWTISEDQLTYTFNIRKDIKFHTTKDFKPTRNLDASDVVWSFNRMFDKNHPYHKVSGGIYEYWDGMGMSNIIKSINQTDKHQLQITLHHPEAPLLANFAMAFTSILSREYGEKMLAAKTPEVLDRNPVGTGPFIFKSYQKDTMIRYEANKEYFNGVPKIKRMVFSITPDPSVRTQKLVAGECHLATQPAPTDIAALDANKDITVLSGPGLNVGYLALNTQKRPFDNIHVRRAINYALNRKTYVEPIYLGYATVAKNPMPPTIWGYNNDIKDYDYNVEMAKEELKKAGLPDGFSTTLWTLPVSRPYNPNGKKMGELMQEDLAKVGIKVELVTYDWPTYLKKAHAGEHAMLQMGWTGDNGDPDNFLYMLLSCEGAKAGSNYANWCNKEYDSEVIAAKRLSDKKERAVHYMKAQEVFKKEVPWITLFHSTVHRAMRSNVKGFKIHPLGNDIFDKVSLE, encoded by the coding sequence ATGCTTAAAAGTTTAATGGCCACATTAATCATGGCCGCACTTGTCGTATCGTGCTCGGGAAAGAGCAGCGCAAATAAATCAACCTTTGTTTATTGTTCAGAAGGCTCACCTTCTGGGTTTAACCCACAATTCTTAACAGATGGCCCATCACATAATGCGGCCGTTTATCCTCTATATAACAGACTTGTAAAATTTGAGACAGGCTCGACAAATATCATTCCATCAATTGCTGAAAGCTGGACAATTTCTGAAGACCAACTAACTTATACTTTCAATATCAGAAAAGATATTAAGTTCCATACAACAAAAGATTTCAAACCGACTCGTAATCTCGATGCAAGTGATGTTGTGTGGTCTTTTAATCGTATGTTCGATAAGAATCATCCTTACCACAAAGTTAGTGGCGGTATTTATGAGTACTGGGATGGTATGGGAATGAGTAATATCATCAAAAGTATCAACCAGACAGATAAGCACCAATTACAAATTACTCTTCATCACCCTGAAGCACCCCTACTTGCAAACTTTGCAATGGCATTCACAAGTATTCTCTCTCGTGAGTATGGTGAAAAAATGCTAGCGGCCAAAACTCCTGAAGTTCTTGATCGTAATCCAGTTGGAACGGGACCATTTATCTTTAAGTCTTATCAGAAAGATACAATGATTCGCTATGAGGCCAATAAAGAATACTTTAATGGCGTACCTAAAATTAAACGAATGGTTTTCTCAATCACTCCAGACCCATCAGTTAGAACTCAAAAGCTAGTGGCCGGAGAATGTCACTTAGCGACTCAACCTGCACCTACAGATATCGCAGCACTTGATGCGAACAAAGATATCACTGTTCTTTCAGGGCCAGGCTTAAATGTTGGTTATCTTGCTCTTAACACTCAAAAGAGGCCATTTGATAATATTCACGTAAGACGCGCGATTAATTATGCATTAAATAGAAAGACATATGTTGAGCCAATTTATCTTGGGTATGCAACAGTTGCTAAAAACCCAATGCCACCAACAATCTGGGGATATAACAACGATATCAAAGACTATGACTACAATGTAGAGATGGCAAAAGAAGAACTAAAGAAAGCAGGGTTACCAGATGGCTTTAGCACGACTCTTTGGACTCTTCCAGTTTCACGTCCTTACAACCCAAATGGAAAGAAGATGGGTGAACTAATGCAAGAAGATCTTGCAAAAGTTGGAATTAAAGTTGAGCTCGTTACTTATGACTGGCCGACTTACTTGAAAAAGGCCCACGCTGGTGAACACGCAATGCTACAGATGGGATGGACGGGAGATAATGGAGATCCTGACAACTTTCTCTATATGCTACTAAGCTGTGAAGGAGCAAAGGCAGGATCAAATTATGCTAATTGGTGTAATAAAGAATACGATAGCGAAGTTATTGCGGCCAAGCGCTTAAGTGACAAGAAAGAAAGAGCTGTTCACTACATGAAAGCTCAAGAAGTATTCAAAAAAGAAGTTCCTTGGATCACACTATTTCACTCAACAGTACACCGTGCAATGAGAAGTAATGTGAAAGGATTTAAGATTCACCCATTAGGAAATGATATCTTCGATAAAGTTTCATTAGAATAA
- the ald gene encoding alanine dehydrogenase yields the protein MIIGVPKEIKNNENRVGLVPGGVRQLIHDGHEVYVETNAGVGIGISDEAYIQAGAKILPSLEEVFEKSTMIIKVKEPQPREIALLKPHHILYTYLHLAADEPQTKGLMESGSTCIAYETIQPADGSLPLLTPMSEVAGRMATQIGAAYLQLDHGGKGILLGGVPGTRRAKVTVIGCGVAGTNAIKMAMGMGADVTAIDLSTKRLAELDDLFDNRITTLFSNIDNIEKSVQESDLVIGAVLVPGAKAPKLVTREMISKMEKGSVVVDIAVDQGGCIETCKPTTHQNPTFLVDGVVHYCVANMPGAVAQTSTYALTNVTLKYARMIAKYGVEESAMMDEAFKKGINIYKGKLVYKQVAEDLNLEYTPLNLN from the coding sequence ATGATTATTGGTGTTCCTAAGGAAATTAAAAATAACGAAAATCGCGTAGGTCTAGTTCCAGGTGGTGTAAGACAACTTATCCACGATGGTCACGAAGTATACGTAGAAACAAATGCAGGAGTTGGAATTGGTATTTCTGACGAAGCATATATTCAAGCTGGAGCAAAGATTCTTCCATCACTTGAAGAAGTATTTGAAAAGTCGACAATGATCATTAAGGTTAAAGAGCCTCAACCAAGAGAAATTGCTCTTTTAAAACCACACCATATTCTTTACACATACCTTCACCTTGCGGCAGATGAGCCACAAACAAAAGGTCTTATGGAGTCTGGATCGACATGTATTGCATACGAGACAATCCAACCTGCAGACGGATCTCTTCCACTTCTAACTCCAATGTCTGAAGTAGCAGGAAGAATGGCAACTCAAATTGGTGCCGCTTACCTTCAACTTGATCATGGTGGTAAAGGTATTCTACTTGGTGGTGTACCAGGTACAAGAAGAGCAAAGGTAACTGTTATTGGTTGTGGTGTTGCAGGAACAAACGCAATTAAAATGGCAATGGGTATGGGTGCAGACGTAACTGCAATCGATCTATCAACTAAGCGTCTTGCTGAGCTTGATGACCTATTTGATAACAGAATTACAACTTTATTCTCAAATATCGACAATATTGAAAAATCAGTTCAAGAGTCGGACCTTGTAATTGGTGCAGTACTTGTTCCAGGTGCAAAAGCTCCAAAGCTTGTAACGAGAGAAATGATCTCTAAAATGGAAAAAGGTTCAGTAGTTGTTGATATCGCTGTTGACCAAGGTGGTTGTATTGAAACATGTAAGCCAACAACTCACCAAAACCCTACTTTCCTAGTAGATGGTGTTGTTCACTACTGTGTTGCAAATATGCCAGGTGCAGTTGCTCAAACTTCAACTTATGCACTTACAAACGTAACTCTTAAGTACGCTCGTATGATCGCAAAATACGGTGTTGAAGAGTCAGCGATGATGGATGAAGCATTTAAGAAAGGGATCAATATCTACAAAGGTAAACTTGTGTACAAGCAAGTTGCTGAAGATCTAAATCTTGAATACACTCCACTAAATCTAAATTAA
- a CDS encoding polymer-forming cytoskeletal protein: protein MDLRDQNFTFVGIGSVIKGDIVLNGPSHICSTIEGDIQIDEKHQLTIEPQGNVQGRIRCGDLNIYGVVNGDITAQGKVKVFPTGTVKGQIVAKNINIAPGAKVNMQGHTLES from the coding sequence ATGGATTTAAGAGATCAAAATTTTACATTCGTTGGAATTGGCTCAGTTATTAAGGGTGATATTGTATTAAATGGCCCTTCTCATATTTGCTCGACTATCGAAGGCGATATTCAAATTGATGAAAAGCATCAACTAACAATTGAGCCACAAGGAAATGTCCAAGGGCGTATTCGCTGTGGGGACTTGAATATCTATGGTGTAGTAAATGGAGACATAACTGCACAAGGCAAAGTTAAGGTCTTCCCTACAGGAACTGTTAAGGGACAGATTGTCGCTAAGAATATTAATATTGCTCCAGGAGCAAAGGTTAATATGCAAGGGCATACTTTAGAATCATAG
- a CDS encoding pitrilysin family protein — protein sequence MNKILKSIIIASTFMSVNANELVDKIEKFKWENIDVTYIQDDKFPTYNVTIFFADGAIKDGRTKGVTKMMFDLLESGTNRFSLNEIADNLEFYGVSTSSNVTHEFSSYSYNGLAKDIIPTTKKICHIFRDAVYPDQELSKAKKSLTAQRQNLVSDHGELASTAFRTISLKGTPYVSDVRGRLADIKRIKRSYLQSRLKYFRDDVKKKVYITGPRSILKIKNIVTNECGFDSKASFVRNLDTEVKEIKKFNPEKPLIHFVEVPKANQAQVRAGIYMAKKEDPGFENLEFMSQYLGGGFTSILVKELRTKRGLTYSAWATAGMQKDYGRSILSTFTKEETVNQMVQEVIKILKDNSQAENISMEEIEKVRKAVKGGFAFQFQKPSSFMRQLVSLDNSQVDIKRFLEYTNSVDKITQEDVAKTIYSAFPYDKVQIVVLGDKKMMNALKKIAKIKVYSYKNFL from the coding sequence ATGAATAAAATTTTAAAATCAATAATCATTGCATCGACTTTCATGAGTGTTAATGCCAATGAACTAGTCGATAAAATTGAAAAATTTAAATGGGAAAATATCGATGTCACTTATATTCAAGATGATAAATTCCCTACTTATAATGTAACGATATTCTTTGCTGATGGTGCAATTAAAGATGGCCGTACTAAAGGTGTAACTAAGATGATGTTTGATCTACTTGAGAGTGGAACAAATCGTTTTAGCCTTAATGAAATTGCAGATAACCTAGAATTCTATGGGGTTTCAACTTCTTCAAATGTAACTCACGAATTCTCAAGCTATTCATATAATGGACTTGCTAAAGACATTATTCCTACTACAAAGAAAATTTGTCATATCTTTAGAGATGCAGTTTACCCTGATCAAGAACTATCTAAAGCTAAGAAATCTCTTACTGCCCAAAGACAGAATCTTGTTTCAGATCATGGTGAATTAGCTTCTACAGCATTTCGTACTATAAGCTTAAAGGGGACTCCATACGTATCAGATGTAAGGGGAAGACTTGCAGATATTAAGAGAATTAAAAGAAGCTATCTTCAAAGTCGTCTGAAATATTTTAGAGATGATGTTAAAAAGAAAGTTTATATCACTGGTCCACGCTCAATCCTAAAGATTAAAAATATTGTTACTAATGAATGTGGTTTTGATTCTAAAGCAAGCTTTGTTAGAAATTTAGATACTGAAGTAAAAGAGATCAAGAAGTTCAATCCAGAAAAGCCACTTATTCACTTTGTTGAAGTTCCAAAAGCGAACCAAGCGCAAGTTAGAGCGGGAATTTACATGGCCAAGAAAGAAGATCCAGGCTTTGAGAATTTAGAGTTTATGTCTCAATACTTAGGTGGTGGTTTCACTTCAATTCTTGTAAAGGAACTTAGAACAAAAAGAGGATTAACTTATTCTGCATGGGCAACAGCTGGTATGCAAAAAGACTATGGCCGCTCAATTCTTTCAACTTTTACAAAAGAAGAAACTGTTAATCAGATGGTTCAAGAAGTAATCAAAATTCTAAAGGACAATTCTCAGGCAGAGAATATTTCGATGGAAGAAATTGAAAAGGTAAGAAAGGCCGTAAAAGGTGGATTTGCTTTTCAATTTCAAAAGCCATCAAGCTTTATGAGACAGTTAGTAAGCCTTGATAATTCTCAAGTGGATATTAAGCGTTTTCTAGAGTACACGAACTCAGTTGATAAAATCACGCAAGAGGATGTTGCAAAGACTATTTACTCAGCATTTCCTTATGACAAGGTTCAAATAGTTGTTCTTGGTGATAAGAAGATGATGAATGCCCTAAAGAAGATTGCAAAGATCAAAGTTTATTCTTACAAAAACTTTTTATAA
- a CDS encoding MBL fold metallo-hydrolase, which translates to MNLLVTFLGTGTSTGIPMLGCSCPVCTSSNKHNKRLRTSFLIQQNDTTILFDTGPDLRTQLLREGVKDISAVIISHAHADHLNGIDDIRPFTFKHPINLYTDQNSANIMNIRFSYIFGNNPGHIGSSPRLLLNEIRPNTISKICDLDCEFISLPHGNGTSLGLIIGKLAIISDCHEIPQDEIEKLRSYKLDSLIIDCVRHKPHPAHLYVERSFDYIRQIGANHNYLTHMGHELDHDLLQQECDAHFPDGSVKVAYDGLKFEV; encoded by the coding sequence ATGAATTTATTAGTTACGTTCCTAGGAACCGGAACAAGTACAGGTATTCCAATGTTAGGCTGCAGCTGTCCAGTTTGCACAAGCTCTAATAAACACAATAAACGATTGCGTACTTCATTTTTAATCCAACAAAATGATACCACAATTCTCTTTGATACGGGGCCAGATCTTCGCACGCAATTATTGCGTGAAGGCGTAAAGGATATCAGTGCAGTTATTATTTCACATGCCCATGCTGATCACTTGAACGGCATTGATGATATAAGGCCATTCACCTTTAAACACCCTATTAACCTCTATACAGACCAAAATAGCGCAAATATTATGAATATAAGATTTAGCTATATTTTTGGAAATAACCCTGGCCACATCGGATCAAGTCCGAGGCTTTTACTCAACGAAATACGGCCAAATACCATAAGTAAGATTTGCGACTTAGATTGCGAGTTCATAAGTCTGCCACATGGCAATGGGACAAGCTTAGGTCTTATTATTGGAAAGCTTGCCATCATTTCAGATTGCCATGAGATCCCGCAAGATGAAATAGAAAAGCTACGCTCTTACAAATTAGATTCTCTCATTATTGACTGTGTGCGACACAAGCCTCACCCAGCTCACCTTTATGTCGAAAGAAGCTTTGATTATATTAGACAAATAGGGGCCAATCATAATTACCTAACCCACATGGGCCACGAACTTGATCACGACTTATTGCAACAAGAGTGCGATGCTCACTTTCCAGATGGAAGTGTCAAAGTTGCTTATGACGGGCTAAAATTCGAGGTTTAA
- a CDS encoding L,D-transpeptidase family protein: MIKKLLFLSTIFTSTFFSVSSFAQEFFPSSLLLLNDYFAHHVIVAEKSTHTIYLYENNNGLPRLIKTYQMATGQKVGNKSFQGDRRTPEGVYHFEQFIEHKDLIRKHGELGAQYGVGAFVLNYPNPIDKALGKTGGGIWLHSTDNEPRIDKGLDSKGCLVAHNVNLIDISKFIEINKTNIVVVHNLKFFNKETWEKEKNEVLDTVNGWLTAWSTENINDYLSFYSRTDFIDPTRGRYNSFAQYKKAVFANPGTPSIQLKDLTVLKADDYVVVTFKQDYTSNTINDIGKKTLYLKRDPYYKWKIVAERWQRIPMDITNEREHLSFEPSQRFFTSQDPKQIFTLNLTLTRPYSEN, translated from the coding sequence ATGATTAAAAAACTATTATTTTTATCGACTATTTTTACATCTACTTTTTTTTCAGTAAGTAGCTTTGCTCAAGAATTTTTTCCATCGAGTCTACTTTTATTAAATGATTACTTCGCTCATCATGTGATCGTTGCAGAAAAGTCGACTCATACAATCTACCTATATGAAAATAATAATGGCCTGCCACGTTTAATTAAGACATATCAAATGGCCACAGGTCAGAAAGTTGGAAATAAATCATTTCAAGGTGATCGTAGAACACCAGAAGGTGTTTATCATTTTGAGCAATTCATTGAACATAAAGATTTAATTAGAAAGCATGGTGAGCTTGGAGCTCAATATGGGGTTGGAGCATTTGTTCTTAACTACCCTAACCCAATTGATAAAGCGCTAGGAAAAACAGGTGGCGGAATTTGGCTACACTCAACAGACAACGAGCCAAGAATTGACAAAGGCCTAGACTCAAAAGGTTGCCTTGTTGCTCACAATGTAAACCTAATTGATATTTCAAAATTTATTGAAATTAATAAGACAAATATTGTCGTTGTTCATAACTTAAAATTCTTTAACAAGGAAACTTGGGAAAAAGAAAAGAATGAAGTCCTTGATACTGTAAATGGTTGGCTAACAGCTTGGTCAACAGAGAATATCAATGACTACTTAAGCTTCTACTCACGCACAGATTTTATCGATCCAACTCGTGGACGTTACAATTCATTTGCACAGTATAAGAAGGCCGTATTTGCAAACCCAGGGACTCCTTCAATTCAGTTAAAAGATTTAACTGTATTAAAAGCTGATGACTATGTTGTCGTAACGTTCAAGCAAGACTACACTAGTAATACAATTAACGATATTGGAAAGAAAACGCTCTATTTAAAGCGTGACCCTTATTATAAGTGGAAGATTGTCGCGGAGAGATGGCAGCGTATTCCAATGGATATTACAAACGAGAGGGAGCACTTAAGTTTTGAACCTTCACAGAGGTTCTTTACTTCGCAAGACCCAAAACAAATTTTCACACTGAATCTCACTTTAACGAGACCGTATAGCGAAAATTAA
- a CDS encoding pitrilysin family protein, translated as MFKAINLFVFTAAALILNSSCSSTNENQHSNKDLSLGSLELNIDVQKHTLENGLRLLLVRDSKLPIASIYTFYDVGGRYERKGTTGATHFLEHMMFKKTKNYPAEYFSDYIETYGGNSNAYTTFDNTVYYENIAAQTVEKMIELEAERMANLMLEEVPFEKERQVVLEERKMRYENRPSGKIHLAMMKAMFNGTPYGGSVIGDAKDVKELDRKQMLEFYHDFYAPNNAIMVIVGDINPSAILSKVQDTIGKIPMNKTLDTKKAKLDDAGRYKREGKLPYVRSLKGQSKNPMFRLAFPSVSVTHEDTYALDFLSDILGTGTSSYLVKNYVVSKNPRLSKVYSYNYNLKNGGIFVIGGELLPKKGIKDTRRKLLKSLKDSCEKAITPRAVQKTKNMLLKQYYEAISTNDGLASFLGSSEFFNGDYREYKKQLKSYSEMNVDQVRDVCRRYISGNDYVFLSIWDRN; from the coding sequence ATGTTTAAAGCAATTAATTTATTTGTCTTTACAGCCGCAGCTCTTATTCTAAATTCATCGTGTTCATCTACAAATGAAAATCAACATTCTAATAAGGACCTAAGCCTAGGTTCATTAGAACTAAATATTGATGTTCAGAAACACACTTTAGAAAATGGCCTACGCTTACTACTTGTTCGTGATTCGAAATTACCGATTGCCTCGATCTATACTTTTTATGATGTAGGTGGACGCTATGAGAGAAAGGGGACAACTGGAGCGACACACTTTCTAGAGCACATGATGTTTAAGAAAACGAAGAACTATCCAGCAGAATACTTCTCTGACTATATCGAAACTTATGGGGGTAATTCTAACGCTTATACAACATTTGATAATACTGTTTACTACGAGAATATCGCAGCTCAGACAGTTGAGAAAATGATTGAACTTGAAGCGGAGAGAATGGCAAATCTCATGCTTGAAGAAGTTCCTTTTGAAAAGGAAAGACAAGTTGTTCTTGAAGAAAGAAAGATGCGTTATGAGAATAGACCAAGTGGTAAGATTCACCTCGCTATGATGAAGGCTATGTTTAATGGAACTCCTTATGGAGGGTCTGTCATAGGGGACGCAAAGGATGTTAAAGAGTTAGATCGCAAACAAATGCTTGAGTTCTATCATGACTTTTATGCTCCAAATAACGCCATTATGGTGATCGTTGGTGATATTAATCCTTCGGCAATTCTTTCAAAGGTTCAAGATACTATTGGTAAAATTCCAATGAATAAGACTCTTGATACAAAGAAGGCAAAGCTTGATGATGCTGGTAGATATAAAAGAGAAGGTAAGCTTCCATATGTAAGAAGTCTAAAAGGACAGTCGAAAAACCCAATGTTTAGACTTGCATTCCCTTCTGTTTCAGTTACTCACGAAGACACTTACGCTCTCGATTTTCTTTCAGATATTCTGGGAACAGGTACAAGCTCTTACTTAGTAAAGAACTATGTTGTTTCGAAAAACCCAAGACTCTCTAAGGTTTACTCATACAACTACAACCTAAAAAATGGTGGTATTTTTGTTATTGGAGGAGAGTTACTTCCGAAGAAAGGTATCAAGGACACTCGTCGTAAACTTCTAAAGTCTTTAAAGGATTCATGTGAAAAGGCCATTACTCCAAGAGCAGTTCAAAAGACTAAGAATATGCTTCTTAAACAATACTATGAAGCAATTTCGACTAATGATGGCCTAGCTAGTTTCCTAGGTTCTTCTGAATTCTTTAATGGAGACTATAGAGAATATAAGAAACAGCTTAAGAGTTATAGTGAGATGAATGTTGATCAAGTTCGTGATGTTTGTCGTCGCTATATTTCTGGTAACGATTATGTTTTCTTATCAATTTGGGATCGTAACTAG
- a CDS encoding ABC transporter permease: MKKFLQKRFLQLIPTLIGISLFSFIVVRLVPGDPVLLLLGERGADPKVYAAMQKTLGLDRPILEQYFIYMKNIFSGDFGVSIVTKQTVINEFFSRFPATLELGICAMIFAILIGIPAGVYAALKRNSFMDYFLMGTSLVGYSMPIFWWGLILIIIFSVNMGITPVSGRMDVLFDVPRVTGLMLIDTLNPEVISLDGFAPFTSALKHLILPTIAMGTIPLAVISRMTRSSVLEVLKAPYIQTAKAKGQSYQKIVWKHAVRNALIPIVTVIGLLFGSIITGAILTETIFSWPGIGRWLVASIHARDYPVIQGGILFIALMVIFINMCVDIIYSIVNPKISGSK; the protein is encoded by the coding sequence ATGAAAAAATTTTTACAAAAACGCTTTCTACAGCTAATCCCAACACTTATTGGGATTAGCTTATTTTCTTTTATCGTTGTCCGTTTAGTTCCTGGTGATCCTGTCCTACTTCTCTTAGGAGAGCGTGGTGCAGATCCCAAAGTCTATGCGGCCATGCAAAAAACACTTGGCCTTGATCGCCCCATCTTAGAGCAATACTTCATTTATATGAAGAATATTTTCTCAGGTGATTTTGGCGTTTCCATTGTGACCAAGCAAACTGTCATTAATGAGTTCTTTTCGCGTTTTCCAGCGACTTTAGAGTTGGGAATTTGTGCTATGATCTTTGCAATCTTGATTGGAATACCAGCAGGAGTTTATGCGGCATTAAAGCGCAATTCTTTTATGGACTATTTCTTAATGGGTACTTCACTTGTTGGCTACTCAATGCCAATATTTTGGTGGGGTTTAATTCTTATCATTATCTTCTCAGTTAACATGGGAATTACTCCAGTATCAGGCAGAATGGATGTTCTCTTTGATGTTCCAAGAGTTACAGGTCTAATGCTAATTGATACATTAAACCCAGAGGTCATTTCACTTGATGGTTTTGCACCTTTTACTTCTGCACTAAAGCACCTCATTCTTCCAACAATTGCCATGGGAACAATTCCCCTCGCCGTTATATCAAGAATGACAAGATCAAGTGTACTTGAAGTACTCAAAGCTCCATATATCCAAACAGCAAAGGCCAAAGGTCAAAGCTATCAAAAGATTGTTTGGAAACACGCTGTACGAAATGCACTGATTCCTATTGTCACAGTAATCGGTCTTCTTTTTGGAAGTATTATTACTGGGGCAATTCTTACTGAAACAATTTTTTCTTGGCCAGGTATTGGACGCTGGCTAGTTGCAAGTATTCACGCAAGAGATTATCCAGTTATCCAAGGAGGAATTCTCTTTATTGCTCTGATGGTAATTTTCATCAATATGTGTGTAGATATTATCTACTCAATTGTTAATCCAAAAATTTCAGGTTCAAAATAA